One window from the genome of Macrobrachium rosenbergii isolate ZJJX-2024 chromosome 2, ASM4041242v1, whole genome shotgun sequence encodes:
- the LOC136843379 gene encoding uncharacterized protein yields MKWIEGHTTTILTVKLQVTTPWGTLPHRLSMVSGIQPGVDFLLGRDLLWGSPSPTPLRSHTTSSTVGSPYQGTATLTGVPPQEEEPPSTHRSGQQKGHTQSNSRPSPPSPRKNSQQRGPPSPEGTFRRSNVQPPLEEDPVPDPDHETYPPPGGPGPVTALILATCEPLTPDISSSPNPSPEDEPLVDQTATPSLGAQDLASLDTGVETALAPVVAAARLGSPSVASEVTPDFAPASPSGLSPEPVPSSPTRTDIDRPWRNLNMKKKGQKRAK; encoded by the exons atgaaatggatagagggccacactaCAACCATTctcacagtcaagctccaggtcacaacaccttggggcacgctacctcaCCGCCTTAGCATGGTGAGTGGAATTCAGCccggagtggatttcctgttaggccgggacctcctctggggaagcccttccccaacgccacttcgcagccacacTACCTCCTCCACTGTAGGATCACCATATCaaggcacagccactttgactggcgtGCCACCCcaagaagaagaaccaccttcCACCCACAGAAGTGGCCAGCAGAAGGGGCACACACAAAGCAATTctaggcctagtcctccctctccacgaAAGAACAGCCAGCaacgaggtcctccctctcctGAAGGGACATTCAGGAGAAGCA ACGTTCAGCCACCACTCGaagaggaccctgtgccagatccagatcatgagacgTATCCTCCTCCGGGAGGTCCAGGACCCGTCACTGCACTAATCttagcaacctgtgagcctctGACACCCGACatttcttcctcaccaaatccatccccagaggatgaacccctggtggatcaaactgctacaccttcCCTGGGAGCCCAGGACCTGGCCTCCCTGGACACAGGTGTCGAGACTGCTCTTgctccagttgtcgcagcagccagattggggagcccttctgtagcctctgaggttaccccagACTTCGCGCCGGCTAGCCcctctggcctttccccagagccggtgccctcatcacctactaggactgacatagataggccttggaggaacctgaacatgaagaagaaggggcagaagagggCCAAGTAG